Proteins encoded together in one Telopea speciosissima isolate NSW1024214 ecotype Mountain lineage chromosome 4, Tspe_v1, whole genome shotgun sequence window:
- the LOC122659962 gene encoding blue-light photoreceptor PHR2, giving the protein MDANLRAVEQLETKVEEEQEEIAHSSSKAASVVTPPLSTASISLSLSTILPTHLLLPPKPSSLLPALPNKIKIPSQVSSLSHLSLSSSSQSPPKSSFRSTFSASPLQAPLPRAPRRSSEPSNLAGVRRSSIVWFRNDLRVHDNECLNTAQNESISVLPVYCFDPRDYGKSSSGFDKTGPYRATFLIESVSDLRRTLQSRGSDLVVRIGKPEIVLVDLAKAIGADAVYAHREVSHDEVRAEEKIEAAMKEEGVEVKFFWGSTLYHLDDLPFKLEEMPSNYGGFREKLQALEVRSTIAALDQFKGLPARGDVEPGEIPTLLDLGLNPTATITQGGKPAANASLVGGETEALQRLRKFAVECQVQPNKGDSSIYGANFSCKISPWLAMGCLSPRYMFDELKKSATRIISASTRKDGGSGPSDTGMNWLMFELLWRDFFRFITKKYSSTKKQLVGSAATACTGALA; this is encoded by the exons ATGGATGCCAATCTACGAGCCGTAGAACAACTGGAGACCAAGGTGGAAGAAGAACAGGAAGAAATTGCACATTCATCCTCTAAAGCCGCCTCTGTAGTTACTCCTCCGTTATCCACagcttcaatctctctctccctctcaaccATCCTCCCCActcatctccttctccctcCCAAACCCTCCTCTCTACTCCCTGCTCTtcccaacaaaatcaaaatccccTCTCAGGTATCCTCTCTGTCtcacctctccctctcttcctcctcccaatCTCCTCCCAAGTCATCCTTCCGCTCCACCTTTTCGGCCTCTCCACTCCAAGCCCCTCTCCCACGCGCCCCCCGTCGGTCCTCTGAACCGTCCAACCTCGCTGGAGTCCGTCGTTCGTCCATCGTGTGGTTCCGAAATGACCTCCGTGTGCACGACAATGAGTGCCTCAATACTGCCCAGAACGAGTCCATTTCGGTCCTTCCCGTCTACTGCTTCGACCCTCGCGACTACGGCAAGTCCTCCTCGGGATTTGATAAGACAGGGCCCTACCGTGCTACTTTCTTGATTGAGTCCGTCTCTGATCTACGGCGAACCCTCCAGTCCAGAGGGTCCGACCTCGTGGTCAGGATTGGGAAGCCGGAGATCGTTTTAGTTGATTTGGCGAAGGCTATTGGGGCCGATGCCGTTTATGCACATAGGGAGGTATCACACGATGAGGTTCGTGCTGAGGAGAAGATTGAGGCTGCAATGAAGGAGGAAGGTGTGGAGGTGAAGTTCTTCTGGGGGAGCACCTTGTATCACCTCGACGATTTGCCGTTCAAGCTGGAGGAAATGCCGTCCAATTATGGTGGGTTTAGGGAGAAGCTGCAAGCCCTGGAAGTGAGGAGTACAATTGCGGCTCTGGATCAATTTAAGGGTTTGCCAGCCAGAGGAGATGTAGAGCCCGGTGAGATTCCAACCTTGCTGGATCTGGGGCTCAACCCAACTGCAACAATAACTCAG GGTGGAAAGCCAGCTGCGAACGCTTCTCTTGTGGGAGGGGAAACCGAAGCATTACAGAGGCTTAGAAAATTTGCAGTGGAATGTCAGGTACAGCCAAACAAGGGAGATAGTAGCATATATGGTGCCAACTTTTCCTGTAAGATCTCTCCATGGTTGGCCATGGGATGCCTATCTCCTCGTTACATGTTTGATGAGCTAAAGAAATCTGCCACCAG AATAATTTCTGCTTCAACCCGGAAAGATGGTGGTTCTGGCCCATCTGATACTGGAATGAACTGGCTGATGTTTGAGTTGTTATGGAGAGATTTCTTCAG attcatcaccaaGAAGTACAGCTCTACCAAGAAACAGCTTGTTGGTTCTGCAGCTACAGCTTGCACTGGTGCCCTTGCTTGA
- the LOC122659961 gene encoding pentatricopeptide repeat-containing protein At3g62890-like: protein MRVYAKLVSLTHPSFHLSHPTVDSFTWNTLIRAHAQSEDRPAISAVSSLSVYMRMRCHGVEPDFHTFPFLLQSFDSPSHLHFGRQVHAHILCLGLVSDPFIQTSLICMYSSCGDSNYAHQVFDEIPNPDLPTWNSIIASNVKIGLISTARQIFDRMPQRNVISWSCMINGYMRCGKYREALSLFREMQSLELDTVRPNEFTMSSVLSACGRLGALEHGKWAHTYIDKCGMEMNVVLGTSLIDMYAKCGSIEKARSVFDNLGPKKDVMAWSAMISGLAMHGLGEECFAIFSRMQDQGIRPNAVTFLGILCACVHGGLVSEGKAYFKRMSEEFGITPLIQHYGCIVDLYGRAGLIDEALNVVKSMPMKPDVPVWGALLSSSRMHGSIKTCELSLKQLIKLEPSNSGAYVLLSNVYAKMGRWEDVRYVRDQMEAKGIKKLPGCSLVEVGGILHEFLVGDESHPEAREIYLMLEEMMKRLKMEGYVGKTGEVLLDLDEEGRELALSFHSEKLAVAFAFLKTSPGTPIRIVKNLRICSDCHDFIKMVSRIFDREVIIRDCNRFHYFTHGLCSCKDYW, encoded by the coding sequence ATGAGAGTATACGCGAAGCTCGTATCATTGACTCACCCGTCTTTCCACCTTTCCCACCCGACCGTTGATTCCTTCACCTGGAACACCCTCATACGAGCCCATGCCCAATCCGAGGATCGACCGGCCATCTCTGCCGTTTCTTCCCTATCCGTTTACATGCGCATGCGCTGCCATGGCGTCGAACCCGACTTCCATACTTTTCCTTTCCTCCTTCAATCTTTCGATTCTCCTTCTCATCTCCACTTTGGAAGGCAAGTACATGCTCACATTCTTTGCTTGGGCCTCGTCTCTGACCCCTTCATCCAGACTTCTCTTATCTGTATGTATTCCTCTTGTGGCGATTCAAATTATGCCCACCAAGTCTTTGATGAAATTCCAAATCCTGACTTGCCCACTTGGAATTCCATCATTGCATCCAATGTCAAAATAGGTCTTATTAGTACCGCCCGgcagatttttgacagaatgcCTCAACGAAATGTAATCTCTTGGAGTTGTATGATAAATGGGTATATGAGATGCGGTAAATATAGAGAAGCACTATCATTATTTCGAGAGATGCAGTCTTTGGAATTGGATACTGTGCGGCCAAATGAGTTCACCATGTCTAGTGTTCTTTCAGCCTGCGGACGGTTAGGTGCTCTAGAGCATGGTAAGTGGGCACATACTTATATCGACAAATGTGGAATGGAAATGAATGTGGTGTTAGGAACTTCTTTGATAGATATGTATGCAAAATGTGGAAGTATTGAAAAGGCAAGGTCTGTGTTTGATAATTTGGGCCCTAAGAAGGATGTGATGGCTTGGAGTGCGATGATCTCAGGGTTGGCGATGCATGGGTTGGGAGAAGAGTGCTTTGCCATATTCTCAAGGATGCAAGATCAAGGGATAAGGCCTAACGCTGTAACATTCCTGGGTATTCTTTGTGCTTGTGTACATGGGGGCCTTGTGAGTGAGGGGAAGGCCTATTTTAAGAGGATGAGTGAGGAGTTTGGTATTACTCCCCTGATCCAACACTATGGTTGCATTGTGGACCTTTATGGAAGAGCTGGGCTGATAGATGAGGCATTGAATGTGGTAAAATCTATGCCTATGAAACCTGATGTCCCTGTGTGGGGAGCCCTTCTCAGTAGTTCTAGGATGCATGGTAGCATCAAGACATGTGAGCTTTCCCTCAAACAACTGATCAAGTTAGAACCCAGTAATAGTGGAGCCTATGTACTTCTATCAAATGTTTATGCAAAGATGGGTAGGTGGGAAGATGTAAGATATGTGAGAGATCAAATGGAAGCAAAGGGGATAAAGAAGCTCCCTGGATGTAGCCTGGTTGAGGTGGGAGGTATCCTACATGAGTTTCTTGTTGGAGATGAATCACACCCAGAAGCCCGTGAGATCTATTTGATGCTTGAGGAGATGATGAAAAGGTTGAAGATGGAAGGTTATGTAGGAAAAACTGGGGAGGTATTGCTGGACTTGGATGAGGAAGGAAGGGAATTAGCCCTGTCCTTCCATAGTGAGAAGCTGGCAGTTGCCTTCGCCTTTCTGAAGACAAGTCCTGGTACACCAATACGTATTGTTAAGAACCTCAGGATATGCAGTGATTGTCATGATTTCATTAAGATGGTATCTAGGATTTTTGACCGAGAGGTCATTATTAGAGATTGCAATCGGTTTCACTACTTCACACATGGTCTATGCTCTTGTAAAGATTATTGGTGA
- the LOC122659964 gene encoding outer envelope pore protein 16-4, chloroplastic isoform X2 translates to MEEEFEDDIPCSAIAVDSITRLATAGTIWGLCIGPYDGRKRGLAGVARASFVVKSAGRYGLQSGLFAGVFSTTRCGIQQYRKRKDWVNASIAGAIAGAAFAARTRSWIQVFGMAALVSTICSAADYSKTS, encoded by the exons ATGGAGGAAGAATTCGAAGACGACATTCCCTGCTCTGCCATTGCTGTTGATTCCATCACTCGTTTGGCAACG GCAGGAACCATCTGGGGTTTGTGTATAGGTCCATACGATGGTCGGAAAAGAG GTCTCGCTGGCGTTGCTCGGGCATCTTTTGTG GTAAAGTCAGCTGGCAGATATGGCCTACAATCTG GACTTTTTGCCGGAGTCTTTTCTACTACACGCTGTGGGATTCAACAATACCGCAAACGGAAGGATTGG GTGAATGCTTCAATCGCGGGTGCCATTGCTGGGGCAGCTTTTGCTGCAAGGACCCGAAGCTGGATTCAAGTATTTGGGATGGCAGCTCTGGTGTCCACCATATGTTCTGCCGCTGACTACTCAAAAACAAGCTAA
- the LOC122659964 gene encoding outer envelope pore protein 16-4, chloroplastic isoform X1, with product MEEEFEDDIPCSSIAVDSITRFATAGTIWGLCIGPYDGRKRGLAGVARASFVVKSAGRYGLQSGLFAGVFSTTRCGIQQYRKRKDWVNASIAGAIAGAAFAARTRSWIQVFGMAALVSTICSAADYSKTS from the exons ATGGAGGAAGAATTCGAAGACGACATTCCCTGCTCTTCCATTGCTGTTGATTCCATCACTCGTTTCGCAACG GCAGGAACCATCTGGGGTTTGTGTATAGGTCCATACGATGGTCGGAAAAGAG GTCTCGCTGGCGTTGCTCGGGCATCTTTTGTG GTAAAGTCAGCTGGCAGATATGGCCTACAATCTG GACTTTTTGCCGGAGTCTTTTCTACTACACGCTGTGGGATTCAACAATACCGCAAACGGAAGGATTGG GTGAATGCTTCAATCGCGGGTGCCATTGCTGGGGCAGCTTTTGCTGCAAGGACCCGAAGCTGGATTCAAGTATTTGGGATGGCAGCTCTGGTGTCCACCATATGTTCTGCCGCTGACTACTCAAAAACAAGCTAA
- the LOC122659963 gene encoding UDP-glucuronic acid decarboxylase 4-like, with protein MSSELIFRGHESQPEAYVYLPKQPKPWLSVIRPIRYMLREQRLVFVLVGIAIATLFFTLLPSSNQSQFGHKYEPIHDVYFPTGSGSGSNGLASHRVAYEQKGAFGMVNSGGKVPLGLKRKGLRIVVTGGAGFVGSHLVDRLINRGDSVIVVDNFFTGRKENLMHHFGNPRFELIRHDVVEPLLLEVDQIYHLACPASPVHYKFNPVKTIKTNVVGTLNMLGLAKRVGARFLLTSTSEVYGDPLQHPQVETYWGNVNPIGVRSCYDEGKRTAETLTMDYHRGAGVEVRIARIFNTYGPRMCIDDGRVVSNFVAQALRKEPMTVYGDGKQTRSFQYVSDLVEGLMRLMEGEHVGPFNLGNPGEFTMLELAQVVQETIDPNAKIEFRPNTEDDPHKRKPDISRAKELLGWEPNIPLRKGLPLMVSDFRQRIFGDHKEDTSNNMSA; from the exons ATGAGTTCGGAGTTGATATTTAGAGGACACGAGAGCCAACCTGAGGCTTATGTCTACTTGCCGAAGCAGCCGAAGCCATGGCTATCGGTGATTCGCCCAATCAGGTACATGCTTCGGGAGCAGCGCCTGGTGTTCGTTCTCGTTGGTATCGCAATCGCAACTCTCTTCTTCACGCTGCTGCCATCCTCAAACCAATCGCAATTCGGCCACAAGTATGAGCCGATCCATGATGTTTATTTCCCGACGGGATCGGGATCGGGATCGAACGGGTTGGCTTCACACAGGGTGGCTTACGAACAGAAAGGGGCTTTTGGGATGGTGAATTCGGGAGGGAAGGTACCGCTAGGGCTGAAAAGGAAGGGGCTGAGGATCGTGGTGACGGGTGGAGCAGGGTTCGTTGGGAGTCACCTGGTGGACCGGTTGATCAATCGAGGAGATAGCGTGATCGTGGTGGACAATTTCTTCACTGGAAGGAAGGAGAACCTAATGCACCATTTTGGGAACCCAAGATTCGAGCTTATACGGCATGATGTGGTGGAGCCACTGCTTCTGGAGGTAGATCAGATCTATCACCTGGCTTGCCCTGCTTCCCCTGTTCATTACAAATTCAACCCTGTCAAAACCATCAAGACGAATGTGGTGGGAACCCTCAACATGCTTGGGCTCGCCAAGAGGGTCGGTGCCCGCTTCCTCCTCACCAGCACCAGTGAGGTTTACGGTGATCCTCTGCAACATCCTCAGGTTGAGACTTACTGGGGAAACGTTAATCCCATTG gTGTACGGAGCTGTTACGATGAGGGGAAAAGAACAGCAGAGACATTGACGATGGATTACCACAGAGGAGCAGGGGTTGAGGTCAGGATTGCTCGTATCTTCAACACCTACGGTCCTCGTATGTGCATCGACGATGGTCGTGTCGTCAGTAATTTTGTTGCTCAG GCACTGAGGAAGGAGCCAATGACGGTGTACGGCGACGGGAAGCAAACCAGGAGTTTCCAATACGTGTCCGATCTG GTGGAGGGGTTGATGAGGCTGATGGAAGGGGAACATGTGGGTCCATTCAATCTAGGTAACCCAGGGGAGTTCACAATGCTGGAGCTGGCACAGGTGGTGCAGGAGACCATAGACCCAAATGCTAAGATTGAGTTCAGGCCCAACACCGAGGATGACCCACACAAGAGGAAACCTGACATCTCCAGAGCAAAGGAGCTTTTGGGCTGGGAGCCCAACATCCCTCTCCGCAAGGGTCTCCCACTCATGGTCTCCGACTTCCGTCAGCGCATCTTCGGCGACCACAAGGAGGACACCAGCAACAACATGTCCGCTtga